Proteins encoded by one window of Massilia sp. NR 4-1:
- a CDS encoding NAD(P)-dependent alcohol dehydrogenase, giving the protein MKIRAALAGRAAEPFRLADLTLDDPRDDEVLVRVVATGICHTDLAVRDQHIATPLPIVLGHEGAGIVERVGSRVSKVAPGDHVVLSLGACGVCEKCRSGLPTYCVHHVALNFGGARLDGSTCLHHGMYKVHSHFFCQSSFATRAIAPASAVVKVPKNVPLEFLGPFACGIMTGAGAVMNTLRPAPGSTLAVFGTGAVGLAAIMAARVAGCAAIIAVDIKDSRLDLARELGATHTVNGSKEDAVARIRAITEGGVHGAVESTGVTRVMTQAVDALAENGVCVITGAPPAGSRFDIDLWHLLRGRVVRGSVMGDAVPDVFIPRLVELFRQGRFPADRMMKVYELEQINQAAEDALSGATVKALLRMPH; this is encoded by the coding sequence ATGAAAATACGAGCCGCCTTGGCGGGCCGCGCCGCGGAACCGTTCCGCCTGGCAGACCTGACGCTGGACGATCCACGCGACGACGAAGTGCTGGTGCGCGTGGTCGCCACCGGCATCTGCCACACCGACCTCGCTGTGCGCGACCAGCACATCGCCACGCCGCTGCCCATCGTGCTCGGTCACGAGGGCGCGGGCATCGTCGAGCGCGTCGGCTCCCGCGTCAGCAAGGTGGCGCCGGGCGACCATGTGGTGCTGAGCCTGGGCGCCTGCGGCGTCTGCGAGAAATGCCGCAGCGGCCTGCCCACTTACTGCGTGCACCATGTGGCGCTGAATTTTGGCGGCGCGCGCCTGGATGGCTCGACCTGCCTGCACCACGGCATGTACAAGGTGCATAGCCATTTCTTCTGCCAGTCCTCCTTTGCCACGCGTGCCATTGCGCCGGCCAGCGCGGTGGTGAAGGTGCCGAAGAATGTGCCGCTTGAGTTTCTCGGTCCCTTCGCCTGCGGCATCATGACCGGCGCCGGGGCGGTGATGAACACCCTGCGGCCCGCGCCGGGCAGCACGCTGGCCGTTTTCGGCACCGGCGCCGTCGGCCTGGCCGCCATCATGGCGGCCCGCGTGGCCGGCTGCGCCGCCATCATCGCGGTGGATATCAAGGACAGCCGCCTCGATCTGGCGCGCGAACTGGGCGCCACCCATACCGTCAACGGCAGCAAGGAGGATGCGGTGGCGCGCATCCGCGCCATCACCGAAGGCGGCGTGCACGGCGCGGTCGAATCGACCGGCGTGACGCGCGTGATGACGCAGGCCGTCGACGCGCTGGCGGAAAACGGCGTGTGCGTGATCACCGGCGCGCCGCCGGCCGGCTCGCGCTTCGATATCGATCTTTGGCACTTGCTGCGCGGTCGCGTGGTGCGCGGCAGCGTGATGGGCGACGCCGTGCCCGACGTCTTCATTCCGCGCCTGGTGGAGCTGTTCCGCCAGGGCCGCTTCCCGGCCGACCGCATGATGAAGGTGTATGAGCTGGAGCAGATCAACCAGGCCGCCGAAGACGCCTTGTCGGGCGCCACCGTCAAAGCCCTGCTGCGCATGCCGCACTGA
- a CDS encoding LysR family transcriptional regulator — protein sequence MNYQFPWIEAFVKVLETGSFTEAARVLGVTKSVVSKRVQDLEQALGAKLLHRSTRRLTPTDVGQGFYEKTRSILIDLDGAVEDVTKSGGRLTGAIRISAPMSFGTMHLGPALYPFLRRHAQLQVALSLNDQRTDLQTEGFDLGIRIGRPGDSSLIGRKLGISRRVLVCSPEYARRKGIPATPEDLRDHDCIHYLTVNPNQLWQFERPNGEIRSAPISARFIVNNGEATRDAACAGLGISVQPLFLAWEAIRDGRLQILPNFKLADDYIYALYPQDRHRSEKVRAIVEYLSGCWQQPAWERVIHP from the coding sequence ATGAATTACCAATTCCCGTGGATCGAAGCCTTCGTCAAAGTGCTGGAGACGGGCAGTTTTACCGAGGCGGCGCGCGTGCTGGGCGTGACCAAGTCGGTGGTCAGCAAGCGCGTGCAGGATCTGGAACAGGCGCTGGGCGCCAAGCTGCTGCACCGCTCCACGCGCCGCCTGACGCCCACCGATGTGGGCCAGGGCTTTTACGAAAAAACGCGCAGCATCCTGATCGACCTCGATGGCGCAGTGGAAGACGTGACCAAGAGCGGCGGCCGGCTGACGGGCGCCATCCGCATTTCCGCGCCCATGAGTTTCGGCACCATGCATCTGGGGCCGGCGCTGTACCCATTCCTGCGGCGGCACGCGCAGTTGCAGGTGGCGCTCTCGCTCAACGACCAGCGCACCGACCTGCAGACCGAAGGCTTCGACCTGGGCATACGCATCGGACGGCCGGGCGACTCATCACTGATCGGCCGCAAGCTGGGCATCAGCCGCCGCGTGCTGGTCTGCAGTCCGGAATACGCGCGGCGCAAAGGCATTCCGGCCACACCGGAGGATCTGCGCGACCACGACTGCATCCACTACCTGACCGTGAATCCCAACCAGCTCTGGCAGTTCGAGCGGCCGAACGGCGAAATCCGCTCGGCCCCGATCAGCGCCCGCTTCATCGTCAATAACGGCGAAGCCACGCGCGACGCCGCCTGCGCCGGCCTGGGTATTTCGGTGCAGCCGCTGTTCCTGGCCTGGGAAGCGATCCGCGACGGCCGGCTGCAGATCCTGCCCAACTTCAAACTGGCGGACGACTACATCTATGCCCTCTACCCGCAAGACCGCCACCGTTCCGAAAAGGTGCGCGCCATCGTCGAATACCTGTCCGGCTGCTGGCAGCAGCCGGCCTGGGAGCGTGTGATTCATCCTTAA
- a CDS encoding CoA ester lyase → MNTVYRSWLCSSPFRGNLLQRTIQCDADICLFDLEDSVPQHLKSTAREELVKQMGLPHEKKYALRINALSTRNGLHDMMLLADNDFDVDIIQLPKVESAGEIRMACNLLNEMGRKAEIFAIIETLAGLKAIDEICAVGGQLRGLILGSADISSEIGIQVNNKGRMLGQIKYQIAVAALRNGLHAIDSPCFAIEDAASLHEELEIALDLGFTGKIAIHPSQVASINHAFSPSEAELREAIAVVRSVDDSTHGIAAVQGQMIGPPFAKYAQKVIQKAGLTTEHARQ, encoded by the coding sequence ATGAATACCGTCTACAGAAGCTGGCTGTGCTCCTCTCCTTTCCGGGGGAATTTACTTCAGCGCACTATTCAGTGCGACGCCGATATCTGTCTCTTTGATTTGGAAGATTCCGTTCCACAACACTTGAAATCGACGGCGCGCGAAGAGTTGGTAAAGCAAATGGGTCTGCCCCATGAAAAAAAATATGCTTTACGTATCAACGCTTTATCTACAAGAAATGGCCTGCATGACATGATGTTGCTGGCCGATAACGACTTCGATGTGGATATTATTCAATTGCCCAAGGTCGAATCGGCCGGGGAAATCCGTATGGCCTGCAATTTGCTAAATGAAATGGGCCGTAAAGCGGAGATATTCGCCATTATCGAAACGCTGGCAGGATTGAAAGCAATTGATGAAATTTGCGCCGTTGGCGGACAATTGCGCGGTTTGATTCTGGGATCCGCCGACATTTCTTCGGAAATCGGCATCCAGGTCAATAATAAGGGCCGCATGCTGGGCCAGATCAAATATCAGATCGCGGTGGCCGCGCTGCGGAATGGGTTACATGCTATCGACTCGCCCTGTTTCGCCATTGAAGATGCAGCCTCCCTGCACGAGGAACTGGAAATCGCGCTGGATCTGGGCTTTACCGGCAAGATCGCCATCCACCCCTCCCAGGTGGCTTCCATCAACCACGCCTTCTCGCCTTCCGAGGCCGAGCTGCGCGAAGCCATCGCCGTCGTGCGTTCGGTCGACGATTCCACCCACGGCATCGCCGCGGTGCAGGGCCAGATGATCGGTCCACCATTTGCCAAATACGCGCAAAAAGTCATTCAAAAAGCAGGTCTAACCACGGAGCACGCACGTCAATGA
- a CDS encoding MaoC family dehydratase, producing the protein MKKSISVLEHIDGQRYRESHGMYYEDFDVGDIYEHRPGRTISEADNTWMSLLCMNTHPLHIDAAYGEQTEFKKPLVSSLITFAIIGGLSLASTSARGVANLGWSNVRFLSPVFAGDTIYAETRVVAKRQSDSRPGDGIVTVETKGFVHPDRQFMVCERSFLVPLRNAQQ; encoded by the coding sequence ATGAAAAAGAGCATCAGTGTCCTGGAACATATCGATGGACAGCGTTACCGCGAATCGCATGGCATGTACTACGAAGATTTCGATGTCGGCGATATTTATGAGCACCGTCCCGGCCGCACCATCTCGGAGGCGGACAACACCTGGATGTCGCTGCTGTGCATGAACACCCATCCGCTGCACATCGACGCGGCCTATGGCGAGCAGACGGAATTCAAGAAGCCCCTGGTATCGAGCCTGATCACCTTCGCCATCATCGGTGGCCTGAGCCTGGCCAGCACCAGCGCGCGCGGCGTGGCCAACCTGGGCTGGAGCAATGTGCGCTTCCTCTCGCCGGTGTTCGCCGGCGACACCATCTATGCCGAAACGCGGGTGGTGGCCAAACGCCAGTCGGATTCCCGTCCCGGCGACGGCATCGTGACGGTGGAAACCAAAGGCTTCGTGCATCCGGACCGGCAGTTCATGGTCTGCGAGCGCAGCTTCCTGGTCCCGCTGCGCAACGCCCAGCAATAA
- a CDS encoding ornithine cyclodeaminase family protein, with protein MRILNSKDVRTLVTMADAVAALREGYRASVAEPALVPARTIISPPGSHAYLGAMPAFGGSARKFTVKVAALHLHEQEAATMHSLVTVQDGATGQFQALIEGNSLTALRTAATAALVTDLLAPADADTVAIIGSGAQALAQLEAMCAVRPIRRAQIYSRHGANVQAFIQRCAAVKGIACELLAAPSLRHALEGAAIVCTATTSETPLIEADALLARCHINAVGNHTDDSIEVGRSVLDQAFLAVEERAAAIREAGEFNRRAAEIGELLNQATPPAPSGHSVFVSVGTAFQDLCLATLIQQRADEAQAGQLIEFA; from the coding sequence ATGCGTATCCTCAACAGCAAGGATGTGCGCACCCTGGTGACGATGGCCGATGCTGTGGCCGCGCTGCGCGAGGGTTACCGCGCCAGCGTGGCCGAGCCGGCCCTGGTGCCGGCGCGCACCATCATTTCGCCGCCGGGCAGCCACGCCTATCTGGGCGCCATGCCGGCTTTCGGCGGCAGCGCACGCAAATTCACCGTGAAGGTGGCGGCCCTGCACCTGCACGAGCAGGAAGCAGCCACCATGCATTCGCTGGTGACGGTGCAGGACGGCGCCACCGGCCAATTCCAGGCCCTGATCGAAGGCAATAGCCTGACCGCCCTGCGCACCGCCGCCACCGCCGCCCTGGTGACGGACCTGCTGGCCCCGGCCGACGCCGACACCGTGGCCATCATCGGCAGCGGCGCGCAGGCACTGGCCCAGCTGGAGGCCATGTGCGCGGTGCGGCCGATCCGGCGCGCCCAGATCTATTCGCGCCACGGCGCCAATGTGCAGGCCTTCATCCAGCGTTGCGCCGCCGTCAAAGGCATCGCCTGCGAACTGCTGGCGGCGCCCAGCCTGCGCCACGCGCTGGAAGGCGCGGCCATCGTCTGCACCGCCACCACTTCGGAAACGCCGCTGATCGAGGCCGACGCCCTGCTTGCGCGCTGCCACATCAACGCGGTCGGCAACCATACCGACGACAGCATCGAAGTCGGGCGCTCGGTGCTGGACCAGGCCTTCCTGGCCGTGGAGGAACGCGCCGCCGCCATCCGCGAAGCGGGCGAGTTCAATCGCCGCGCCGCGGAGATCGGCGAGCTGCTGAACCAGGCCACGCCGCCGGCGCCGTCCGGCCACAGCGTCTTCGTCTCGGTCGGCACCGCCTTCCAGGACTTGTGCCTCGCCACCCTGATCCAGCAGCGCGCCGATGAGGCGCAGGCCGGACAGCTTATCGAATTTGCTTGA
- a CDS encoding aminotransferase class I/II-fold pyridoxal phosphate-dependent enzyme gives MPDDLITPRRNQFMNNEKAVAIGSRFWEETAAHGLAGIVASLGKDGYFTTDNGHRFVNLSCCSYLDLDSHPHIIQGAIRALEKYGVLDHCISRVRVQMPALLELEDSLSSLFRAKVVTAISASAASAGILPLIASGHLANGEKPVVVFDKNAHFSMNLYKAVCADETEVLTAPHNDMNFLEDVCKKHKNVAYICDGTYSMGGHAPAEELLALQEKYGLFLYFDDSHSLSIVGDKGEGYIRSSIPEVNDRTIIVATLNKAFGAAGAAIMFGPKRVDQALTLERFGGPLAWSQPMNTAAIGGALAAAEIHNSPELKERQEKLQRNIKLFDARIDTEQTGLRFPIRVVRASHENVINVGLDLYREGFYVSPVFFPIVARDKAGLRVMLRAGMPESEVQRLCDTILRNKLF, from the coding sequence ATGCCAGACGATCTGATTACCCCACGCAGAAACCAGTTCATGAACAACGAGAAGGCGGTCGCCATCGGCTCGCGCTTCTGGGAAGAGACGGCGGCCCACGGCCTGGCCGGCATCGTCGCCTCGCTCGGCAAGGACGGCTACTTCACCACCGACAACGGCCACCGTTTCGTCAACCTGAGCTGCTGCTCCTACCTGGACCTGGACTCCCATCCGCACATCATCCAGGGCGCCATCCGCGCACTGGAAAAATACGGCGTGCTGGATCATTGCATCTCGCGCGTGCGGGTGCAGATGCCGGCCCTGCTGGAACTGGAAGACAGCCTGTCCTCCCTGTTCCGCGCCAAGGTCGTTACCGCCATCTCGGCCAGCGCCGCCAGCGCCGGCATCCTACCGCTGATCGCCTCCGGCCACCTGGCCAACGGCGAAAAGCCGGTGGTGGTGTTCGACAAGAACGCGCACTTCTCCATGAACCTGTACAAGGCCGTGTGCGCCGACGAAACCGAAGTGCTGACCGCGCCGCACAACGATATGAACTTCCTGGAGGACGTCTGCAAGAAGCATAAGAACGTCGCTTATATCTGCGACGGTACTTACAGCATGGGCGGCCACGCCCCGGCCGAGGAACTGCTCGCGCTGCAGGAAAAATATGGCCTCTTCCTGTACTTCGACGATTCGCATTCGCTGTCCATCGTCGGCGACAAAGGCGAGGGCTACATCCGTTCCAGCATTCCGGAAGTGAACGACCGCACCATCATCGTGGCAACGCTGAACAAAGCCTTTGGCGCAGCCGGCGCGGCCATCATGTTCGGCCCGAAACGCGTGGACCAGGCGCTCACGCTGGAACGCTTCGGCGGCCCGCTGGCCTGGTCGCAGCCGATGAACACGGCGGCCATCGGCGGCGCCCTGGCCGCGGCCGAAATCCACAACAGCCCGGAGCTCAAGGAGCGCCAGGAGAAGCTGCAGCGCAATATCAAGCTGTTCGACGCCCGCATCGACACCGAGCAGACCGGCTTGCGCTTCCCGATCCGCGTGGTGCGCGCCAGTCACGAGAACGTCATCAACGTCGGTCTCGACCTCTACCGCGAAGGCTTCTATGTGTCGCCGGTGTTCTTCCCCATCGTGGCGCGCGACAAGGCCGGCCTGCGCGTGATGCTGCGCGCCGGGATGCCGGAGTCGGAAGTGCAGCGCCTGTGCGACACCATCCTGCGCAATAAACTGTTCTGA
- a CDS encoding DMT family transporter, with protein sequence MNGLARILPLISLLVTLTIWASVPTVAKAALAHVSLVTYLMLRYTLAGLFMLPYLKQTVAGASRLSWRSWAVLVVSSCMIIYVQTWAIQQVTASWYIVVFSSCPVLIALLLRYRFTTRAVAGLLATVGGLALYLQDSHAAGAPFQLGALLGVLTGMLAWVAYTVIITRFHAVYNDTQITAICSYIGALFSLMLFIAAGDYSVWQASWPVAGAIIVSGVLMPLSLWCYSYSMRKAEALTIFGQYLEPLIGLFIAFLVFGAELTAFACGAVALILCGTIAVTRYSVKPVRP encoded by the coding sequence ATGAACGGCCTGGCCCGCATCCTGCCCCTGATTTCGCTGCTGGTCACGCTGACCATCTGGGCCTCCGTGCCCACGGTGGCCAAGGCCGCGCTGGCGCATGTATCGCTGGTCACTTACCTGATGCTGCGCTACACGCTGGCCGGCCTGTTCATGCTGCCCTATCTGAAGCAGACCGTGGCCGGCGCGTCCCGGCTGTCCTGGCGCAGCTGGGCCGTGCTGGTGGTCAGCAGCTGCATGATCATCTATGTGCAGACCTGGGCCATCCAGCAGGTCACGGCCAGCTGGTACATCGTCGTCTTCTCCAGCTGCCCGGTGCTCATCGCGCTGCTGCTGCGCTACCGCTTCACCACCCGCGCCGTGGCCGGCCTGCTGGCCACGGTGGGCGGCTTGGCGCTGTATCTGCAGGACAGCCATGCCGCAGGCGCGCCCTTCCAGCTGGGCGCCCTGCTCGGCGTGCTGACCGGCATGCTGGCCTGGGTCGCCTACACCGTGATCATCACGCGCTTCCACGCGGTCTATAACGACACCCAGATCACCGCCATCTGCAGCTATATCGGCGCGCTTTTCAGCCTGATGCTGTTCATCGCCGCCGGCGACTACAGCGTGTGGCAGGCCAGCTGGCCGGTGGCGGGCGCCATTATCGTCAGCGGCGTGCTGATGCCGCTCTCGCTGTGGTGCTATTCGTATTCGATGCGCAAGGCCGAGGCGCTCACCATCTTCGGCCAGTATCTGGAACCCTTGATCGGATTGTTCATCGCCTTCCTGGTTTTCGGCGCCGAGCTGACCGCCTTTGCCTGCGGCGCCGTGGCCCTGATCCTGTGCGGCACCATCGCCGTCACCCGCTATAGCGTGAAGCCGGTGCGCCCATGA
- a CDS encoding M28 family peptidase: MRSLLILCAGLYAGAAAQAQEPVVAEKPLRAHLAYLASDRLEGRGTGQPGADLTVRYLEKQAAEAGLKPLPNGSYRQVVPMLGMKIQSSSRMRIDANGKSQALEFGRDVIYGSGNGETELRVDVPMVFVGYGIRAPEENWDDYKGVDVRGKLLLMMLNDPQPTVDEPNRFGGKSLTYYGRWDYKFEEAYRQGALGVLVLHTDASASYPFYVPANAYKLERVHLAGGGNRFEGWLEENASKALFTASGLDLAALRASAESRSFRPVELTASAHIEMHSSMRQLEQSNIIGIIPGSDPQLKHQAVVYSAHWDHLGKDPSKDDKNARTGKTDHIWNGAVDNASGSAALLAMAQAAAKKPARRTQIFFWPCAEEEGMLGSAAYIRQPAWPLAQTAANLNLDSMNFVGVTRDMGVPGSDASTLRATSAEVATKMGLRLVPEVPDPAGSFFRSDHYNFVKAGVPGIRVGSSVFSGDGLFDFVNDPTGSLARIRDYTQHYHQVSDEYNPAWDLSGMVQQAQFTLNLGYAVANAERMPSFKGQPPR; this comes from the coding sequence ATGCGATCTTTACTGATTCTGTGCGCCGGTTTGTACGCCGGGGCTGCCGCCCAGGCACAGGAACCGGTGGTGGCTGAAAAGCCGCTGCGCGCCCACCTGGCTTATCTCGCCAGCGACCGGCTGGAAGGGCGCGGCACCGGCCAGCCCGGCGCCGACCTGACCGTGCGCTATCTGGAGAAACAGGCGGCCGAAGCCGGCCTCAAGCCCCTGCCCAACGGCAGCTACCGCCAGGTGGTGCCGATGCTGGGCATGAAGATCCAGTCCAGCAGCCGGATGCGCATCGATGCCAACGGCAAGAGCCAGGCGCTGGAATTCGGCCGCGACGTGATCTACGGTTCGGGCAATGGCGAAACCGAGCTGCGCGTGGATGTGCCAATGGTGTTTGTCGGTTACGGCATCCGCGCGCCGGAAGAGAATTGGGACGATTACAAGGGCGTGGACGTACGCGGCAAGCTGCTGCTGATGATGCTCAACGATCCGCAGCCGACGGTCGATGAGCCGAACCGTTTCGGCGGCAAGTCGCTGACCTATTACGGCCGCTGGGATTACAAATTCGAGGAAGCCTATCGCCAAGGCGCGCTCGGCGTGCTGGTGCTGCATACGGACGCTTCGGCCTCCTATCCCTTCTATGTGCCGGCCAACGCCTATAAGCTGGAGCGCGTGCACCTGGCCGGCGGCGGCAACCGCTTCGAAGGCTGGCTGGAGGAAAATGCCAGCAAGGCGCTGTTCACCGCCAGCGGCCTGGATCTGGCGGCATTGCGCGCCAGCGCCGAGTCGCGCAGCTTCCGCCCGGTGGAACTGACGGCCAGCGCGCATATTGAAATGCACAGCAGCATGCGCCAGCTGGAACAGTCCAATATCATCGGCATCATTCCCGGCAGCGATCCGCAACTGAAGCACCAGGCCGTCGTGTATTCGGCGCACTGGGACCATCTGGGCAAGGATCCGAGCAAGGACGACAAGAACGCCCGTACCGGCAAGACCGACCATATCTGGAACGGCGCGGTGGACAATGCCTCCGGCTCGGCGGCCCTGCTGGCCATGGCGCAGGCAGCCGCGAAAAAACCGGCGCGCCGCACCCAGATCTTCTTCTGGCCCTGCGCCGAGGAAGAGGGCATGCTGGGCAGCGCCGCCTATATCCGCCAGCCGGCCTGGCCGCTGGCGCAGACTGCCGCCAACCTGAATCTGGACAGCATGAACTTTGTCGGCGTCACGCGTGATATGGGCGTGCCCGGTAGCGATGCCAGCACGCTGCGCGCCACCTCGGCCGAAGTGGCGACGAAAATGGGCTTGCGGCTGGTGCCGGAAGTACCCGATCCAGCCGGCAGCTTCTTCCGCAGCGACCACTATAACTTCGTGAAGGCGGGCGTGCCGGGCATCCGCGTCGGCTCCTCGGTGTTCTCGGGCGACGGCCTGTTCGACTTCGTCAACGACCCGACCGGTTCGCTGGCCCGCATCCGCGACTACACCCAGCACTATCACCAGGTATCGGACGAATACAATCCGGCCTGGGATCTGTCGGGCATGGTGCAGCAGGCGCAGTTCACGCTCAATCTCGGCTACGCCGTGGCGAACGCCGAGCGCATGCCTTCCTTCAAGGGCCAGCCGCCGCGCTAA
- a CDS encoding MmcQ/YjbR family DNA-binding protein yields MNTQQAKDLCNSFPAAVEALHGPPSNILTYTVGGKHFAWFKTSEPEQWRFSFRATPERFLELTGMPGVKPARFMARYHWVTIVNVRAFPEDYLRELVQWSYERALASLSKTRQRALLAAIQA; encoded by the coding sequence ATGAATACCCAGCAAGCGAAAGACCTTTGCAACAGCTTCCCAGCCGCCGTGGAGGCCTTGCATGGTCCGCCTTCGAACATCCTGACCTATACGGTGGGCGGCAAGCATTTCGCCTGGTTCAAGACCAGCGAACCGGAACAATGGCGTTTCAGTTTCCGCGCCACGCCGGAACGTTTTCTGGAGCTGACCGGCATGCCGGGCGTGAAGCCGGCGCGCTTCATGGCGCGCTATCACTGGGTCACGATCGTGAATGTGCGCGCCTTCCCCGAGGACTATCTGCGGGAGCTGGTGCAGTGGTCGTATGAGCGCGCCCTGGCATCGCTCAGCAAGACCCGGCAGCGGGCCTTGCTGGCGGCCATCCAGGCTTAG
- a CDS encoding alpha/beta fold hydrolase: protein MNSNTHCKNRPGLPRAAGIAALLAATLAACASLPSSKADMPGGGEMAYTLAGQGGPTVVLQAGLGDGKDAWQSVFQPLARNGAVFAYDRPGYGATPSGTAPRDPCSVAEEERRLLQTAGLKPPYILAGHSIGGLYQYAFAALYPHEVAGLVLLDPTHPRHWERMQQEAPAQAAIIKGMLTVTFSGAMKREFDEQAVCTERLMQAGALRMPVRLLMSGRSDIAATPAFTAMQDGLRQDWLRLSGAARAETLAQSGHYLQKDAPDAVIAAIEAMRRNAR from the coding sequence ATGAACTCCAACACCCATTGCAAGAATCGGCCCGGCCTGCCGCGCGCGGCGGGTATCGCCGCCTTGCTGGCAGCCACGCTTGCCGCCTGCGCCAGCCTGCCGTCCAGCAAAGCCGATATGCCCGGCGGCGGCGAGATGGCTTACACCCTGGCGGGACAGGGCGGCCCGACGGTGGTGCTGCAGGCAGGTCTGGGCGACGGCAAGGATGCCTGGCAAAGCGTGTTCCAGCCACTGGCGCGCAATGGCGCGGTCTTCGCTTACGACCGTCCCGGCTATGGCGCCACGCCCTCCGGCACGGCGCCGCGCGATCCCTGTTCGGTGGCCGAGGAAGAGCGCCGCCTGCTGCAGACGGCGGGCTTGAAGCCGCCCTATATCCTGGCCGGCCATTCCATCGGTGGCCTGTATCAATATGCTTTTGCGGCCCTGTATCCGCATGAAGTGGCGGGCCTGGTGCTGCTCGATCCCACCCACCCGCGCCACTGGGAGCGCATGCAGCAGGAGGCGCCGGCACAAGCGGCGATCATCAAGGGTATGCTCACCGTGACTTTCAGCGGCGCGATGAAGCGAGAATTCGACGAGCAGGCCGTCTGCACCGAACGGCTGATGCAGGCCGGTGCCTTGCGCATGCCGGTGCGCCTGCTGATGAGCGGCCGCTCCGACATCGCCGCCACGCCCGCCTTCACCGCCATGCAGGATGGCCTGCGCCAGGACTGGCTGCGCCTGAGCGGCGCGGCACGCGCCGAAACGCTGGCGCAGTCCGGCCACTATCTGCAAAAAGACGCGCCCGACGCTGTTATCGCCGCCATCGAGGCGATGCGGCGCAATGCCCGCTGA